The following coding sequences lie in one Apium graveolens cultivar Ventura chromosome 3, ASM990537v1, whole genome shotgun sequence genomic window:
- the LOC141712668 gene encoding uncharacterized protein LOC141712668: protein MEEYPDELRTPPVTLVSLVGYSDLHASISTHLHTEQPPINTLALPDFSKISVIARNKERTSVSSPPVGILKRDWLLKHRTKVPAVVGALFSSDHVSGDPAQWLQVCTNLENLKSVILGRNIKLVLIVVLRSSYANNISEDRMIALRKRAEVDSKYVVNLVLDDGVQLKQSLMRLGNTFAELANVYYRDEGRRVKARIEKKSFGSIELHIRYCFKAAVYAEFRRDWVEALRLYEDAYRVLREMIGTSTRMPPIQRLVEIKYVAEQLNFKISTLLLHGGKLTEAIIWFRQHNAAYSKLLGSTEVTFLHWEWLSRQFLVFAELLETSSAAAHSISSPIVSGAADKPTEWEFHPSHYYQSAAQYLMEKRSCLEFGLSLLDSINDVDGNVDSVVPSAYVGQFAQLLEHGDALEMQPLTDEGYTRYALSEGKRFQDSFEIIALLKKSYEAYKNMKAHRLASYCGFQMAREHYTMNEFDNAIQLFGDVANLYRQEGWVDLLWEVLGYLRECSRKLGAVQGFIEYSLEMAALPVSTIAGPRSYKDCVPAGLASLPQREVIHKEVFGLIREESGITSNKDDSILQISGDCSVHLEIDLVSPLRVVLLASVAFHEHIVKPDAPTSITMSLLSQLPHTVEIDQLEIQFNQSECNFIIVNGQRPESAAISNIQPGHRVETATCLSLATNKWLRLTYDIKSEQSGKLECIYVIARIGSHFSICCRAESPASMNDLPLWKFEDRVESSPTKDPALSFSGVKATQVEEAEPQVDLNLGSSGPALVGESFIVPVTVASKGHAVYSGEIKINLVDTRVGGLMSPSEEEPFSTDALHVELIGISGQDDTQIGADNIRKIQQSFGLITVPFLNDGDSWSVNLELRWHRPKPVMLYVSLGYSPQSIEPAAPKVHVHRNLQIEGKTAVVISHRYMLPFRRDPLLLSTIRQVDSDQLTSLPMNETSILIATAKNCTEVPLQLLSMTIEAENDEIGKLCTVGEGCQELMDPALLVPEEEFKKVFTITPELNHPKFKMGTVCLRWRRKFIPGEKTDYSATVPEVVTRYKLPDVKVELPPLIVSLECPPHAIIGDPFTYFVRIKNQTDLLQEIKFSLADSQSFVLCGPHNDTIFVLPKTEKILSYKLVPLVCGCQQLPRVTVTSLRYVTGFQPSIAASTIFVFPSTPHFELTDKTGKVKEISCS, encoded by the exons ATGGAAGAATACCCGGACGAGCTCCGTACGCCGCCGGTAACTCTCGTCTCTCTCGTCGGTTACTCCGATCTGCACGCCTCCATCTCCACACATCTCCACACCGAACAACCTCCAATCAACACTCTCGCATTGCCTGATTTCTCCAAAATCTCCGTAATTGCGAGGAACAAGGAGAGAACATCGGTTTCTTCGCCGCCGGTAGGTATATTGAAGAGAGATTGGCTTTTGAAGCATCGGACTAAGGTTCCGGCTGTCGTCGGAGCTCTGTTTAGCTCCGATCATGTTTCAGGTGATCCTGCTCAGTGGCTTCAGGTCTGCACTAATCTCGAGAATCTCAA ATCTGTGATTCTAGGAAGGAACATCAAATTGGTTCTGATTGTTGTGTTGCGGTCAAGCTATGCAA ATAACATAAGTGAAGATCGAATGATTGCTTTGCGTAAGCGTGCCGAAGTGGATTCCAAGTACGTTGTTAACTTGGTCCTGGATGATGGGGTGCAACTAAAACAATCTCTAATGAG GTTAGGAAACACATTTGCAGAACTAGCAAATGTCTATTATCGGGATGAAGGACGAAGGGTAAAAGCACGAATTGAAAAAAAGAGCTTCGGTTCTATAGAGTTGCATATTCGCTACTGCTTTAAA GCTGCTGTATATGCAGAATTTCGTAGAGACTGGGTTGAAGCATTGAGGTTGTATGAGGATGCCTATCGTGTGCTACGGGAG ATGATTGGGACATCAACAAGAATGCCACCAATTCAACGCTTAGTCGAGATTAAATATGTTGCTGAGCAGTTGAACTTTAAAATTTCGACCTTACTATTGCACGGTGGGAAGTTAACAGAAGCAATTATTTGGTTTCGTCAGCACAATGCTGCTTACAGTAAGCTTTTGGGTTCTACAGAAGTGACTTTTCTTCATTGGGAATGGCTGAGCAGACAGTTTTTAGTTTTTGCTGAACTACTTGAAACAAGTTCAGCAGCCGCACACAGCATCTCTTCACCTATTGTTTCCGGTGCTGCAGATAAGCCAACTGAATGGGAGTTCCATCCATCTCACTATTATCAG TCAGCTGCTCAGTATTTGATGGAGAAGAGATCATGTCTGGAATTTGGGTTATCTTTATTGGACAGTATCAATGATGTTGATGGGAATGTTGACTCTGTGGTACCCTCTGCTTATGTGGGTCAGTTTGCCCAGTTACTTGAGCACGGAGATGCACTTGAAATGCAACC ATTAACTGATGAAGGATACACTCGTTATGCTCTATCAGAAGGGAAAAGATTTCAGGATTCTTTTGAAATCATCGCTCTGTTGAAAAAATCTTATGAAGCATACAAAAACATGAAAGCCCATAGACTTGCCTCTTATTGTGGGTTCCAGATGGCTAGAGAACATTATACTATGAATGAATTTGATAATGCCATACAACTTTTTGGTGATGTTGCAAATCTTTATAGACAAGAGGGATGGGTTGATTTGTTATGGGAAGTCTTAGGTTATCTACGAGAGTGCTCAAGGAAGCTTGGGGCGGTGCAAGGTTTTATAGAGTACTCACTTGAAATGGCTGCTCTTCCAGTATCAACTATAGCTGGTCCTAGATCTTATAAAGATTGTGTACCAGCTGGCCTTGCAAGTCTCCCACAGAGGGAAGTAATACACAAGGAAGTCTTTGGGCTTATCAGAGAAGAGTCAGGAATCACATCGAACAAAGATGATAGTATTCTTCAAATTAGTGGTGATTGTTCCGTTCATCTAGAGATTGATCTTGTCAGTCCTCTTAGAGTGGTACTTCTTGCCTCAGTTGCTTTTCATGAACATATAGTTAAGCCTGATGCACCAACATCTATTACAATGTCACTCTTGTCACAATTACCCCATACTGTTGAAATCGACCAGTTAGAGATTCAGTTCAATCAATCTGAGTGTAACTTTATTATTGTGAACGGTCAGAGGCCTGAATCAGCCGCTATATCCAATATTCAACCAGGTCATCGTGTGGAGACTGCTACTTGTTTGTCACTTGCGACAAACAAATGGCTGAGGTTGACTTATGACATTAAATCTG AACAAAGTGGTAAGCTTGAATGCATTTACGTCATTGCAAGGATTGGATCCCATTTCAGTATATGTTGCAGAGCGGAGAGCCCTGCCTCAATGAATGATTTACCACTTTGGAAGTTTGAGGACCGAGTGGAAAGTTCTCCGACTAAGGATCCTGCTCTTTCATTCTCTGGTGTAAAGGCTACGCAGGTTGAAGAAGCAGAGCCTCAAGTAGATCTTAATTTGGGTTCTTCAGGCCCTGCACTGGTTGGAGAGAGCTTTATTGTTCCAGTGACTGTTGCCTCCAAAGGTCATGCAGTCTACTCAGGTGAGATAAAGATAAACCTGGTGGATACTAGAGTAGGTGGCTTGATGAGTCcaagtgaagaagagccatttTCTACAGATGCCCTACATGTGGAGCTTATTGGGATATCTGGACAAGATGATACTCAGATTGGCGCTGACAACATTAGAAAAATCCAGCAATCTTTTGGATTGATTACTGTTCCGTTCTTGAATGATGGAGATTCATGGTCCGTCAATCTTGAACTTAGATGGCATCGCCCCAAACCAGTTATGCTTTATGTGTCATTAGGTTATTCTCCCCAGAGCATTGAACCTGCAGCACCAAAAGTTCATGTGCATAGAAACTTGCAGATTGAAGGCAAAACTGCTGTAGTAATTAGCCATCGTTATATGTTGCCTTTCCGAAGGGATCCTCTATTGCTTTCAACAATCAGACAAGTTGATTCTGATCAGTTGACGTCATTGCCCATGAATGAGACTAGTATACTCATTGCAACAGCTAAGAACTGCACGGAAGTGCCATTGCAGCTACTGTCAATGACTATCGAGGCAGAGAATGATGAAATTGGGAAATTATGCACTGTTGGAGAAGGATGTCAAGAACTTATGGATCCTGCACTCCTTGTGCCAGAAGAAGAGTTCAAGAAGGTATTTACTATCACTCCTGAATTAAATCACCCGAAGTTTAAGATGGGTACAGTGTGTTTGAGATGGAGGAGGAAATTCATACCTGGTGAAAAAACTGATTATTCAGCAACTGTACCTGAGGTTGTGACCAGATATAAACTCCCTGATGTAAAGGTGGAGTTGCCTCCATTGATTGTGAGTTTGGAGTGTCCTCCCCATGCTATCATCGGCGATCCATTCACATATTTTGTCAGAATAAAAAATCAAACGGATTTGCTGCAAGAGATCAAGTTCTCATTAGCAGATTCACAGAGCTTCGTGTTATGTGGACCACACAATGACACAATTTTTGTTCTCCCAAAAACTGAGAAGATTCTTAGTTACAAGCTTGTACCATTAGTCTGTGGTTGTCAACAGCTTCCCCGAGTTACTGTAACGTCTTTGAGATATGTGACTGGGTTCCAACCCTCAATTGCAGCATCTACGATTTTTGTATTCCCTTCTACACCTCATTTTGAGTTGACTGATAAGACAGGTAAGGTTAAAGAAATTAGCTGCAGCTGA